One Pullulanibacillus sp. KACC 23026 DNA segment encodes these proteins:
- a CDS encoding conserved virulence factor C family protein: MKLIKIEPTPSPNNMKLVVSEHLPMGKSYALTPEKSMEAPDELLKNLLGVQGVKALYRVADFISLERHPKYEWEVILPKVRSLFGEDSLEEKRAEAGQSEHVFGEVRVFIQLLFDLPMQVKLEVDGEEIRVGLPQRFIEAVMKAQAASENVILDRKWVENYPRYGDIEAIKKDIVDELSAAYDQERLNELVERALHPSAKPERPYHKVTLDMLEDSDWKKRYAALDRMDPTLDDLPVLTKALEDEKVAIRRLAVVYLGLIGDQAVLPYLYKALKDKTVTVRRTAGDALSDIGDPQAIPAMIEALKDPSKIVRWRAAMFLYEVGDESALEALKAAKEDPEFEVALQIQMAIERIEGGQAAQGSVWKQMTDSRTKQ, encoded by the coding sequence ATGAAACTGATTAAAATTGAACCCACTCCAAGTCCTAATAACATGAAGCTGGTTGTGTCAGAGCATTTGCCGATGGGAAAGAGCTATGCCTTAACGCCAGAAAAATCAATGGAAGCACCTGATGAGTTATTGAAGAATCTCTTAGGGGTACAAGGAGTCAAAGCGCTCTATCGGGTGGCTGATTTTATTTCACTTGAACGCCATCCTAAATATGAATGGGAAGTCATTTTACCAAAGGTTCGAAGTCTCTTTGGTGAGGATTCGCTTGAAGAAAAGCGGGCAGAAGCCGGTCAGTCTGAGCATGTGTTTGGTGAAGTTCGTGTCTTCATCCAACTGTTATTTGATCTGCCCATGCAAGTAAAGCTGGAGGTTGATGGCGAGGAGATACGCGTGGGTTTGCCGCAACGTTTTATAGAAGCGGTCATGAAGGCTCAAGCCGCCTCCGAAAACGTTATTCTCGATAGGAAATGGGTTGAAAACTATCCAAGATATGGCGATATAGAAGCTATTAAGAAGGATATTGTGGATGAACTATCGGCAGCCTATGATCAAGAGCGCCTGAACGAGTTAGTCGAACGTGCGCTCCATCCAAGCGCGAAGCCTGAACGCCCCTATCACAAGGTTACCTTGGACATGCTTGAGGATTCAGATTGGAAGAAGCGCTATGCAGCCCTCGATCGGATGGATCCTACTCTTGATGACCTGCCTGTTTTAACAAAAGCATTAGAGGATGAAAAAGTGGCGATTCGCCGCCTAGCGGTTGTTTACTTAGGACTCATTGGGGATCAAGCCGTGCTGCCTTATCTCTACAAGGCGTTAAAAGACAAAACAGTGACGGTTAGACGGACAGCGGGGGACGCCCTATCCGATATTGGCGATCCACAAGCTATTCCCGCAATGATTGAGGCCCTAAAGGATCCAAGTAAAATTGTCCGTTGGCGAGCCGCTATGTTTTTATATGAAGTTGGCGATGAATCAGCCCTAGAGGCACTAAAAGCAGCGAAAGAGGATCCCGAATTTGAAGTGGCGCTCCAAATCCAAATGGCCATTGAAAGGATCGAAGGCGGTCAAGCTGCTCAAGGCTCCGTTTGGAAACAAATGACCGACTCCAGGACCAAACAATAA
- a CDS encoding low molecular weight protein-tyrosine-phosphatase gives MIRVLFVCLGNICRSPMAEAVFRELVKNKGLAHLIEIDSAGTGKWHIGEAPHRGTQRLLREKGIDYSTIKAREFQEKDFSDFQYLVAMDQKNVQDMKRKSPKSTSLSITRLLDECPHIQEKDVPDPWYTGDFEETYRLVKAGTEALLDRIIKENHLEEEVLANETD, from the coding sequence ATGATTCGCGTTTTATTTGTATGTTTGGGAAATATTTGCAGGTCGCCAATGGCAGAAGCTGTATTTCGAGAGTTAGTTAAGAATAAAGGGTTAGCGCATCTTATAGAAATTGATTCAGCAGGAACTGGAAAATGGCATATCGGAGAAGCTCCGCATAGAGGGACACAGCGTCTATTAAGAGAAAAAGGAATCGACTACAGTACGATTAAGGCAAGAGAATTTCAAGAAAAAGACTTTAGTGATTTCCAGTATCTAGTTGCCATGGATCAGAAAAATGTGCAGGATATGAAACGGAAAAGCCCTAAATCTACAAGTTTAAGCATTACACGGTTGCTGGATGAATGTCCGCATATCCAAGAGAAAGACGTTCCGGACCCTTGGTATACAGGGGACTTTGAAGAAACTTACCGCTTAGTAAAAGCTGGAACAGAAGCGCTGCTTGACCGAATTATTAAAGAAAACCATCTAGAAGAGGAGGTTTTGGCGAATGAAACTGATTAA
- a CDS encoding BsuPI-related putative proteinase inhibitor has product MLNPILTVDQVGQTCRFSFTVRNQTEKPLSLTFNTTQRFDYLIKDESGQKKEQFSDSHLFGQMVSTLTLKPDESLHYKGTLPKLEPGHYQITFWLSDDHYKSKIQQNFVVN; this is encoded by the coding sequence GTGTTGAATCCTATTTTAACAGTGGACCAAGTTGGACAGACTTGCAGGTTTTCTTTTACAGTCAGAAATCAGACTGAGAAGCCCCTTTCTTTAACTTTCAATACCACTCAGCGCTTTGATTATCTTATCAAGGACGAATCTGGGCAAAAAAAGGAGCAGTTCTCGGATTCCCACTTATTTGGTCAAATGGTTTCAACTCTCACATTAAAGCCAGATGAAAGCCTGCACTATAAAGGGACGTTACCGAAGCTTGAACCGGGTCACTATCAAATCACCTTCTGGTTGAGTGATGATCATTATAAGTCAAAGATACAACAAAATTTTGTGGTGAACTAA
- a CDS encoding M3 family oligoendopeptidase, producing MAETKLDQTWNLDTFFEGGSQSESFAAFVQELKTDIESFISALNTLSLPALPERLNQFADLSKRMRQASAYVSCLTAQDMADKKATQLQGQTQVLSASLNTADLQINQFLSNVPDPEWQNFLATDYGQEVRFPLEEGRLEAKEKLSIDKEKLISQLSVDGYHGWSQLYNTTVGQMGIEVELPDEGKRTVSVGQAANLLSSNNRDVREHVFERWEKAWTDVADFCSASINHIAGFRLNVYEQRGWDQVLKEPLKLNRMSQKTLDTMWEVITDYKSHLVSYLHKKAELLGVDKLTWADVDAPISNVEEKVSYEEACEFIVEQFSSFNPKMGTFAEHALGNRWVEAEDRAGKRPGGFCTSFPMSQESRIFMTFSGTASNISTLAHELGHAYHQHVMNDLNYLNQHYAMNVAETASTFAEQIVSDASIRTAESKERKLQLLEDKLQRAVAFFMNIHARFLFETRFYEERKNGSVSVERLNTLMEEAQKEAFCGELASYHPSFWESKLHFYITYVPFYNFPYTFGYMFSTGIYARAVEEGASFSDKYDALLCDTGSMTVEELALKHLGVNLEQRDFWEQACQQIVKDIDLFLELAE from the coding sequence ATGGCTGAAACAAAACTTGATCAAACATGGAATCTTGATACTTTTTTTGAAGGTGGAAGTCAATCGGAAAGCTTCGCCGCTTTCGTCCAAGAGCTCAAAACGGATATTGAGTCTTTTATATCTGCTTTAAACACCTTATCACTCCCTGCGTTACCTGAGAGATTAAATCAATTTGCTGATCTATCCAAAAGAATGAGACAAGCCTCTGCCTATGTAAGCTGCCTTACCGCACAAGATATGGCCGATAAGAAAGCTACCCAACTTCAAGGGCAGACACAGGTCTTAAGTGCCTCTTTAAATACAGCCGATTTACAAATTAATCAATTTCTCTCAAACGTTCCTGATCCTGAATGGCAGAATTTCTTAGCGACTGATTATGGACAAGAAGTCCGCTTCCCGCTTGAAGAGGGACGACTTGAAGCAAAAGAAAAGTTGTCCATTGATAAAGAAAAACTCATTAGTCAATTGTCGGTTGATGGGTATCACGGATGGAGCCAGCTCTATAATACGACAGTTGGTCAAATGGGCATTGAAGTGGAGCTTCCTGATGAAGGCAAAAGAACAGTTTCTGTCGGTCAAGCAGCAAATCTCCTTTCTTCAAACAATCGTGATGTCCGTGAACATGTATTTGAAAGATGGGAAAAGGCCTGGACAGATGTTGCTGACTTCTGTAGTGCCTCCATTAATCACATTGCCGGATTCCGCTTAAATGTTTATGAACAGCGCGGCTGGGATCAAGTGTTAAAAGAACCCCTAAAGCTTAACCGAATGTCGCAAAAAACATTGGATACTATGTGGGAAGTGATTACCGATTACAAATCCCATCTCGTTAGCTATTTACATAAAAAAGCAGAGCTTCTCGGCGTTGACAAATTAACTTGGGCAGACGTCGATGCGCCCATTTCTAATGTCGAAGAAAAAGTGAGCTATGAGGAGGCTTGTGAATTTATCGTCGAGCAATTTTCATCCTTTAACCCAAAAATGGGTACTTTTGCTGAGCACGCCCTGGGCAACCGCTGGGTCGAAGCGGAAGACCGTGCCGGAAAACGCCCTGGCGGCTTCTGTACAAGCTTCCCAATGAGTCAAGAATCGCGCATTTTCATGACCTTCAGCGGAACAGCCTCTAATATCTCAACCCTTGCTCATGAGCTTGGACATGCATATCATCAACATGTAATGAATGACCTAAACTATTTGAATCAGCATTATGCAATGAATGTAGCGGAAACAGCCTCTACATTTGCTGAACAAATTGTCAGTGATGCCTCCATTCGGACCGCGGAATCGAAAGAACGCAAGCTGCAGCTCCTTGAGGATAAACTCCAACGTGCTGTTGCCTTTTTTATGAACATCCATGCCCGGTTCTTATTTGAAACTCGGTTTTATGAAGAGCGCAAAAATGGCTCTGTATCAGTGGAGCGTCTTAATACCCTTATGGAAGAAGCTCAAAAAGAAGCATTCTGTGGGGAACTTGCCTCCTATCACCCTTCCTTCTGGGAATCCAAGCTTCATTTTTATATTACCTATGTACCATTTTACAACTTCCCGTACACATTCGGTTACATGTTCAGCACAGGTATCTATGCCCGTGCAGTAGAAGAAGGAGCCTCATTTAGTGATAAATATGACGCCCTCCTTTGCGATACCGGTTCTATGACTGTAGAGGAACTGGCCCTCAAACACCTCGGTGTTAACCTTGAGCAACGCGACTTCTGGGAACAAGCATGTCAACAAATAGTCAAGGACATCGATCTATTCTTGGAACTAGCTGAATAA